From one Cetobacterium sp. ZOR0034 genomic stretch:
- a CDS encoding zinc ribbon domain-containing protein — protein sequence MEDQKCLECGCELEKIGTEYTCKSCEVKYIKKAYCPDCGSELEKLAACGSLSYWCNKCNELKSRKTIIQKLTKDA from the coding sequence ATGGAAGATCAAAAATGTTTAGAGTGTGGTTGTGAATTGGAAAAAATTGGAACTGAATATACTTGTAAAAGTTGCGAAGTAAAATATATAAAAAAAGCTTATTGTCCTGACTGTGGAAGTGAACTTGAAAAATTAGCAGCGTGTGGATCTTTAAGTTATTGGTGCAATAAATGCAACGAATTAAAATCAAGAAAAACAATAATACAAAAATTGACAAAAGATGCATAA